In Anopheles cruzii chromosome X, idAnoCruzAS_RS32_06, whole genome shotgun sequence, one genomic interval encodes:
- the LOC128267709 gene encoding protein mab-21: MMLVPPEMIAVQSKLIYQMNKYCADRVQARKAQIHKTIQEVCRVVQDVLKEVEVQEPRFISSLNDYNGRYDGLEVVSPTEFEIIIYLNQMGVLNFVDDGTLPGCAVLKLSDGRKRSMSLWVEFITASGYLSARKIRSRFQTLVAQACDKCSYRDSVKMIADTTEVKLRIRERIIVQITPAFKCAGLWPRSASHWPLPQIPWPHPNIVSEVKTEGFDMLSKECIALQGKNSAMEGDAWVLSFTEAENKLLQGGCRRRCLSILKTLRDRHLDLPGNPVTSYVMKTLLLYECEKHPREMEWDESCMGDRINGIFLQLISCLQCRRCPHYFLPNMDLFKGKSPGALENASKQVWRLTRIMLTNSRCLEEL, encoded by the exons ATGATGCTAGTCCCACCGGAGATGATCGCCGTGCAGTCGAAGCTGATCTATCAGATGAACAAGTACTGCGCCGACCGGGTGCAGGCGCGCAAGGCGCAGATCCACAAGACCATCCAGGAGGTGTGCCGGGTCGTGCAGGACGTGCTGAAGGAGGTGGAGGTGCAGGAGCCGCGGTTCATCTCGTCGCTGAACGACTACAATGGGCGGTACGACGGGCTGGAGGTCGTGTCGCCGACGGAGTTCGAGATCATCATCTACCTCAACCAGATGGGCGTCCTGAACTTCGTCGACGACGGTACGCTGCCCGGGTGCGCGGTGCTGAAGCTGAGCGACGGCCGGAAACGCTCGATGTCGCTGTGGGTGGAGTTCATCACCGCGTCCGGGTACCTGTCGGCGCGCAAGATCCGGTCCCGCTTCCAGACGCTCGTCGCCCAAGCCTGTGATAAGTGCTCGTACCGCGACTCGGTCAAGATGATCGCCGACACGACCGAGGTGAAGCTGCGGATCCGCGAGCGCATCATCGTGCAGATTACGCCCGCCTTCAAGTGCGCCGGCCTCTGGCCCCGGTCCGCCTCGCACTGGCCCCTGCCGCAGATCCCGTGGCCGCACCCGAACATCGTGTCCGAGGTGAAGACCGAGGGCTTCGACATGCTGTCCAAGGAGTGCATCGCCCTGCAGGGCAAGAACTCGGCCATGGAGGGCGACGCCTGGGTGCTCAGCTTCACCGAGGCCGAGAACAAGCTGCTGCAAG GAGGCTGCCGGAGACGGTGTCTCAGCATACTGAAGACGCTGCGGGACCGGCACCTGGACCTGCCGGGCAACCCGGTGACGTCGTACGTGATGAagacgctgctgctgtacgAGTGCGAGAAGCACCCGCGCGAGATGGAGTGGGACGAGAGCTGCATGGGCGACCGGATCAACGGTATCTTCCTGCAGCTCATCTCGTGCCTGCAGTGCCGCCGATGCCCGCACTACTTCCTCCCGAATATGGACCTGTTCAAGGGCAAATCGCCCGGCGCCCTCGAGAACGCCTCCAAGCAGGTGTGGCGGCTCACGCGGATCATGCTCACGAACTCGCGCTGCCTCGAGGAACTGTAA